Genomic DNA from Conexivisphaerales archaeon:
AGGTATCAGAGCATACACTTTTCATTGTAACAGCCGATCATGGGCATATTTCTAATTCACCGAAGAATATCAATTATCTGAACCAATTTTCCGAGCTCCTGAGCAGCCTTGCAAAAAGTTCTGCTGGAAAAATCATCCCACCATGGGGGGCTCCCCGTGATGTTTATGTCGATGTCATGAAAGAGCATGTAGAAAGTATACTCGATTTCCTGTCCCAGAAACTGTCTAGCACAGCCAGAGTAGTCAGGAGTGAAGAAGCATTTAGGGCAGGACTGTTTGGATCAGGCCGAGTTGGCAAGCATTTCATTGAAAGGGTTGGAAAGCTCATGATACTGCCAAAAGATAACAACCTCGTCTGGTACAGATTCGACGGAGTTGACTATCCGCCGCTCGAAGGCCATCATGGAGGGCTGCATAATGACGAAATGACTGTTCCGTTAAGTATAGCAAAGGCACGCTCCTTACAGGTATAGATTCACAAAAATCTCACTTCCTATGAAGTATTTACTGCTCGAAGTCTTTGGCTTCAAATACATTTATGAGTATGCACCTTACCTTCGCAAGTCATGGCTGTTTCAATCATGCTAACCGCCGAAGCCTTGGGTTGGCTTATTTTCATAGTTGGAGCAGCCGTCCCTGTGTACATAATCTTTGGTCTGGTGAAACTTTCGGGCTTCAGGGAGATAACTCGTTTTGAGCGTCACAAATCTTTCTACTACAGGCTAAGTGCCGGAAGCAAGCTTGTAGCTCTGGTTTCCATAGCCCTGTCTGCGCCACTGGAGAACTGGTGGCTAGGTCTCCTTGTTCCATCAGTCGTAATGATGTCGTATCTCACACTGAGAAATGGAATCAGGAAATTTCTGATCGGAGTTTCACTCACTATAGCCTTCATCTGGGCTACATCGTGGGGAGGTATTTCAGACCTCCTCCCTTATCTTATCCAAGGAAGGACTTTGAGAGGGCTGAGCTCCTCGACTATTATATACCAGTTTGCCACAAGGAGTTTTCTCTTGAACTACAGAGTAGCTGGGGTGTTCCTGATGGCACTAATTCTCATAATGACTAGCACCCCCACAGAGGTGCTTCACGTTCTGAGAAAGGCAAGAATACCCAACGGTGTGAGCTTTTCACTTATAGTCGGAATAAAAACCGTCCCCATCATCTTCGACAGCCTCAACTCAATCATTAAAGTACAGTTCATGCGGGGTTGGGGGTCAGTGGGAAGGCGTTCCTTATACCCTATTTACGCTGTGGTTGCAGCCATCCTAGCCATCATCCCCACCATGATCTTCTTACTCAGAGGGGCGAGAAACATTGCCATCTCAACTGGTACAAGAGCATTTGGTGCCTACAGGAACAGAACCTATCTGAATCCTCTATCATTTCATGTGGCCGACTATCTGGTCATAGGTGTGGCACTCTGCCTTCTCGCTTTGATAATAGTCTCATCTTTGTTCATATTGTAAAGGATCTTTGGGTTGTTTCCTATCTTGCTATAGCTAGAGGTGTTATGAAGGGATAACGAACTGTCCAGAAATGAACATTGAAGGTGTAGATTTACCCCAGTTGATAGCTCTTT
This window encodes:
- a CDS encoding energy-coupling factor transporter transmembrane component T; this encodes MLTAEALGWLIFIVGAAVPVYIIFGLVKLSGFREITRFERHKSFYYRLSAGSKLVALVSIALSAPLENWWLGLLVPSVVMMSYLTLRNGIRKFLIGVSLTIAFIWATSWGGISDLLPYLIQGRTLRGLSSSTIIYQFATRSFLLNYRVAGVFLMALILIMTSTPTEVLHVLRKARIPNGVSFSLIVGIKTVPIIFDSLNSIIKVQFMRGWGSVGRRSLYPIYAVVAAILAIIPTMIFLLRGARNIAISTGTRAFGAYRNRTYLNPLSFHVADYLVIGVALCLLALIIVSSLFIL
- a CDS encoding alkaline phosphatase family protein, whose product is VSEHTLFIVTADHGHISNSPKNINYLNQFSELLSSLAKSSAGKIIPPWGAPRDVYVDVMKEHVESILDFLSQKLSSTARVVRSEEAFRAGLFGSGRVGKHFIERVGKLMILPKDNNLVWYRFDGVDYPPLEGHHGGLHNDEMTVPLSIAKARSLQV